CACTCCcccaaagcttttttttaatagatTCATTGTGCACCGGCAGTGTTGTGGCGTTGTGGCTCATTCTGAAAGCGTTTACTTCGAAAAGAACATGGAACTGatatatatagttttatgtttcattttgtggacaaatgAGGCTTTATCAACGGAAACAAGTAAGACTTTTATTGGTTATTGTGTTGcatgtttgtgaaaaatgtttcatcacaTGTTCTAGCGAGCCTAGGCAACAGATCTAGGGGATATTCAAGAAACAGTGGCTTAAAATGAATTCGTATGTTAATACGTTTCTGTGTATAAATATTGTGTGAGTAAATATCAGAATGGTGCAACGGAAACGAAAAGTCACGAGTGCCTTTTAAACCAGAAAGTACTGTAAGGTTAGACACGCTATTTTCTTTGTTCTCGATTTCCAATACAAATTccaattaaaatacaaaataagtcctaataatgataataaatacaatgtatGTGCAGACGTATAGGTTTTGGTTCAGATTACACAAGCCTTTTGATTACGTTGGTTTTTGAATGCCTGCATGAAAGACTGATATATTCCAGACAGATCGTAAGGGCTTTGGTGTTTTCCCTCCGTTTGAACAGAATGCCCCGGCCTCCCAGAGGTAGGCAATGCTGACTTGAACGAGGAATCTCAGAAGGACAATTATACCGATGGAGACTTGTTGTACTTCACTTGTAGAGTCGGCTACGCATCTACCAGAAGAATAACGTACAGATGCAGTAATCGGCGCTGGATAGCAGTCCGTTCGGCCACATGTTCGCGTAAGTTATTCTCAGACTGATGTCATACGCTAGGTATTTATAAGGAAACCTGTTTAATCTACTTTTACTGAACATTGTTTTGCGCTCCACTTCAGCAAAGCCATGCGAACTTCCCGAGGACACGCCAAATGGTCGCTATGACATCGTGACCGGCACAGACTTAGTATTTGGAACTGTTATTAAATACACCTGCAACGAGGGGTATGTAGCCTGGTCACTTTGTCTTTAATGTGTGCAAACGTGTTGTTGTAAACCTCTGTCTGTAAAGAACCTAAACGTGGTAACATCTTCTTTCCTGTTCTTCGCCTCATGATTTAAACCGTCTTTAGcatcacacagtgcagcacttaattttaaACACAGTGTAAACGTAAACCAGGTAATGCCATATTCACACTTATCTGCGTCCCGGAAGAATGGCCTTCATTTCTTACTCATTCACTAATTTATACTTGCAGCTACCAGATGGTGAGTAGATCCGACACCAGATCATGCATGGTAGAAGGATGGAGTGACCACGTACCGTTATGTGAAGGTAATCACAACCTGAATGAAAAGGAACTACTATTCTGAGTTTAAAAGGATAAATGAATACAGTTAAttgtacacacatttaaaatagtaACACCTCCGATGAAAAATAAGCACGGCAGGGTGGCCAGTATTTACCCACTTTGTGGCAGTTTTTGCAGAATCATTAATGGAAAGAGTGTGTACGCGAGTCTGTGTGGGCTTAATCGTGTGAgtattttatttgtagttttgtgtgtattgtttttgttggtctgttttttttttttttttttttttttcaaaatgataaagttaaaaatcaatttaatcTCTATTGAGTTGAACTGAATATCTGTTAAAATTATGTGTGGGTTCTTTTGAAAATTGTCAAGCTTCAATTTCTACTGTTGTTATTCCATCTTTTcagtttctcattttttctttcatacatttattttcttcccACAGCGGTCAAATGTGTGGCTGAAATAAATGATGACAGTGTGATTGTTAGCGGACTACCAGACAATAAAAATCACATAGAATCTGgacatgtattacattttaaatgcgAGTCCTCAGAACAAACACTAAAAGGGGAGTCAGAGGTTGTTTGCTTATCAAATGGGACATGGAGCAGTCAGTTTCCTACATGTGAAGGTAAGTCTGTTTTTCTCATTGAGGTCATTTAATGATGATTAAATGAATACTGAGACACAGTAAGAAGCTGGAAACTGTTGTCACCTATTAAAATATTAGAATGTTAATTGTTGCTGCCCAGTCTTGATGTCATGGGAAGGaatttgtttgtaatttattttgtatatatatatatatatgtaatgtgcTTTTCTAATTTTTCTCTACTCTCATTTATGGAACATAGATATATTTTTGGCAAATATATCTGTACACTTACAGTATGTGCCTAATGAATTCATTCCTCCATTCATTTCTCTGTCCTAGTCAAAGAAATTTTGAAGGTGCTAACGAATTACTGAAATAGTGAAACTGTTAGTGCTGACTGAAAAATACATAGAGTGAAATACAGATTTTGTTCTAAGGACTAACGTTACTTCACCTCCCCACCTGTTTTCTAAGTGCTTGAACCGGTCCGACCTCCAATTTCCATGAAACCACAAGGTACGAATATGAGTCAGCTCTAGAAGTCTATattcaacattttgaaaataaacaattgGTTGAGTTTCAATGGTGTTTGATTTTCCAGTAACAGAACCTTCTCAGTTATATTAAGCAGCATGCAAGAAATCATTGTCTACATTGAATCAGATGAAATAACCTTTGCCTTATAATTGAAATGTCAGGATATGCATATTGAAAAACTTAAGATCATATGATTCTACTGTACCAGGGAAACAAAGGGGAGACAATGTGTGGATAGTTCAGTATAACATCTAgcttttgtatattttctgttttcctttaaagcATGAGGACATGAAAAATGGCACAACTTAATTGACAGTAGCTAAATAAATGTTCATCAACATATGATGCATACCCTTAATGATGAAACTTGTTTTATGTTACAATTCAGGTTACTCTTGTGGACCCCCACCATTAATTAAATATGCCGATATCAGAGGCTTCCAAAAGGACACCTACCGGCATGGTGAAAGAGTTGAATTCCAGTGCCAGAATTTTTACAAACTTAGTGGCACAAATACTATGCAATGCCAATATGGACAATGGACTAAGTCACCATTATGCCTTGGTGAGTTACACAGCACTCTATTATTAggaatttttatattttttattcccAGTAGAGAATGCACATTCTGAACAGTAATGTAGAACACTGTTTAGGGTTATTGTTGGCCAGCTGTATTTTGGCTGTCTCTGATTATGTGATATTAGTATTTACTGCTTgtgtacaaaacacaaacacaattcatACATAGatattctgtttttaataatcTGTCTTAAATTCTATATATGATGTGATTTGAATCATTAGAGACACTCAGATATTTATGAATTTGTATACCTCAGTATTTGATAGATCAAGGTGAAGAAATCTATCTTGATCCTTTCATGTACAAAACTTGTTATGGTCACTTATTCTGGTCACCTAGGGAGAAGAATGCTCATACAAACTGACAAACTTAGTTCCTAGTAACAGTATGCAGCTAAGTTTTGTGAATTTGTAAGAAGTTTGATTTTGACATAAAAGATCATTGACCAAACTGATTTGAAGAGCTCATCAGTTATTAGTTGTAATTTAAAATCACATTGGTGAAAGCATATATGTGCTGCTATTTATatgctcttttttattttgttttaagagCCATGTATAGTGACAATTGAAGAAATGCAGAGACGGGGAGTTATGCTCAAGTACGGAACTGAAAGAAAGCTTTACGTACCACACGAAGACCGGGTTCAGTTCGTGTGTGCCCATTGGAAAAGTCGAAGCGATGGAGATTTGATTCAGTATTGTCACAATGGGAAAATGCATATTCCCTCCTGTTCTTAGGGCAGCCATATTCAAGAGAGGCTCCCAGGAAGAATTtagtaaatgaataacatttgagTTAACCAAGATTCATTGGCCTAGTGAGTGTCTCAATACCAGTGTTGAAATACTctccaaacacaaataaaatattcatggatcttaacttttttttgaTCTAGTGTTATTTACTAGTCTAGGATAATGTCTGCTAAAGCTTCTGAATGTTATACATGGTAAGATGTTTGGGTCAATACAGCTATTACATTTATACTGTAAAAATATGGCCATCCACTTTCAGACATAttacaacaaatgcaaaacttgTTTGCCACACCGGTGTGAATTATGAAACAATTCAGGCAAAACTAAAAAACgtgtcagtatttttttttttgtcaactaTTTTGGTCTttacaagaatgaaaaaagaagaaaaaaaaattgtacaaaataatactactttttaaaaagtcattcaTAGTTAAAGTCAaactttgaaatgtattttagtgAGTCCCTCTCCTGTCCAAAATACAGTGGAAGGTCCTCCAGTTTTCAGAAAGTATAATGTGTCAGTTGCACCCTATTGTCTGTCAGTACCTCCAGGCCCATTTCAACATTTAGTCACATTTGTAAATTTATGTTTCTGAATTATAATTTTGGTTCATACTCTATTAGCCTGATCCAGTTACCTTGCTGAACCAAATGTATTTCGTTTCCAGAAGACTTCCACCTGCAACAGCAACTCAATTGAGAAGCATGACACCCGTGTTATATTAGGCTCTTGAATTCCTGTACgtatttatgtttaattcacactttttttaattcacactgaaaaaaagtcattctcatgacttttttttcagatcataGGAGTATTATCAAAggcatgcaaaaacacaaaagtaaaaatataacagCCATTCCCAACTCAACTGAacatattcaaaatgaaaacacaaacaactgttttatttcatgtggtGTCAAATAGTAACCCATTAGAAAATAAAGCTTTAGTTTCTTCCACTAAATTACTTTTAGGGAAACTGAgcttctgtaaatatataaaatttacaGAACATTTGAAGTCTCATAAACTTTGATATTCAAGACAGCAGCCTTTATTTAGTGGAGCAGCTGGTAATGTGCCTTATATCAGCTCTAGGATCACAGTTCACATTGCATTACTCAGTGCAAAACTAATTCACttaggttttttgttttcttaaaattttAACCATGCCACTGAATTTGCAAATGGCTTCTTCAACACTGTTCATATATTTGTAATAGCTGGCCCAGTGGATTTACTGAATTTAGTACTGTACCAAGCAAGTTTCAGATGTTTTATAGAATACCTTCActaaaacaaaaccacaaatacCATTCAGGAAAGCAGGTGTTCTGTTAAATAATACATCTACCTCTATCTCACATGTATCAACAGTGTCACAATGCAGCTCAGCTGGTGCATGGAACAAAACCAGTAGACATTACAGCCTTCCAGTGTCAGGGTTGTTAAGCTTCCTTATGAACTTTCTATGAACAGTGAGACATAACACCAGCTCAAATTACCTGCTTCATCAGGCTGTTCACAATATGTCCACAGATCACTTTTGTAATACACCTGTAGAAGGCAAGTTCTGTATTTCATTGACCTACCAAACCTCAGTTCAATTCTTTGTTTATACTGTGAATAGTTCTCATCGATTTTTTCAGAGTAAACACTTACCAATGCTTTTGTACATTAAAAACAGTTCAAAGACTGAGGTCAGTTTTAGCATATTTGTTTTACGCAGACTTGTTTCAGCTTTCCCTACCAGAACATCTTTTTTATCCACTATTCTGATCATAATTTTCATGTGAACATGTGATGCTCTCCATATTTAGGCACCTCTGATAAAGTAATTGCTTGATTCATTAGTTTTCAAATAAACCAATGCAAACTCTAAAATGCAGTTTACAAAATCCAGCCCTGTTAAAATCGGATCACACAAgacaaatgtactgtatatatttttctttctctgtgttataGTTCATTGATCTAAGTTACAGTTTAAAGACCTTACCTGTTTTAGGGCCATCACTGAGGATCAAAAAGGATTCAAGAAGGTGCCTGGTATTGTAGGTTCATCATTTTACAAACCATGAattattcatcaaaatgtaaaattttttaaaaggcacagCTCGCAAAACATCACTTTGAATCATCAGACTTAAGAGCTATTGTGGTGAATCGTAATCAGTCCAACATATACATATCAAATGGAGATGCATTCATGTTATAAAGTTATCAAGTTACCTCAAAAGACATATATTACAAGTTCAAACACATGACGCAGaacacaaatgtgaaatattgatgCAAGAAACGTGTAGATGAAAACTTGGAATTGGTCACTTGAGTATCTGGTAGAAACTAAGAATGCAAGTAGCAGGGCTGAGTAATGTAGGCCTCTTAAAACATACTGTAGATTTCAGGTGTATAGTCATCGCCTGGCAGCAGAGTGGTACAGAGAAGCTGCAGTACAGTATTGAGGTTGTGTAAAGTGAATCTCCATGCTCTCTGTGTCCTTCAGTGAGATCACACACTTTTCCAGGAATTGTCAAGATAAGGAAATGAGCAAATCCCAAAAATCAGCCAGTCAGAACACATGTACTTGGTCACAGGTCACAATGTGAGAATAACAAAATATACCAGGGTTGCAAATGTAGAAATAGGGCCAAAGAATCAGCAAGCCATGGATGTATATACTTTtgtaatgtatgcatgtattgtgtattttatgcaGCCAGGTACTTTGACGCATATCTCAACATATACAGCCGCCCCTAAAAGGGAGAGTTGATCTCCTCTTCTTAAGAGCCACTTCAAGAGGGaatttgtgtatgaatgtaatttccttttataagaacaaaaaaagcactttgaaaATACAAACCTTTTAGGTATCAATActatcatcactgtcatttgtCTCCTTTGATTTTTGTGTAGATTGAA
The nucleotide sequence above comes from Megalops cyprinoides isolate fMegCyp1 chromosome 2, fMegCyp1.pri, whole genome shotgun sequence. Encoded proteins:
- the LOC118772983 gene encoding complement factor H-related protein 2-like gives rise to the protein MELIYIVLCFILWTNEALSTETKCPGLPEVGNADLNEESQKDNYTDGDLLYFTCRVGYASTRRITYRCSNRRWIAVRSATCSPKPCELPEDTPNGRYDIVTGTDLVFGTVIKYTCNEGYQMVSRSDTRSCMVEGWSDHVPLCEAVKCVAEINDDSVIVSGLPDNKNHIESGHVLHFKCESSEQTLKGESEVVCLSNGTWSSQFPTCEVLEPVRPPISMKPQGYSCGPPPLIKYADIRGFQKDTYRHGERVEFQCQNFYKLSGTNTMQCQYGQWTKSPLCLEPCIVTIEEMQRRGVMLKYGTERKLYVPHEDRVQFVCAHWKSRSDGDLIQYCHNGKMHIPSCS